A genomic segment from Nocardiopsis sp. Huas11 encodes:
- the rpsD gene encoding 30S ribosomal protein S4: MRYTGPKVRLSRRAGTPLTRKAVSYFEKRPYPPGEHGRRVRRNSSDFAVRQSEKQKVRWYYDLTEKQLLRIYENAKKRSGRTGEEMLAELELRLATVVLRAGLAASIYAARQFINHGHITVDGKKVDIPSYQVKPGQIISVREKSRNMVPFVEAAEGVHADDKIAGFLAVSHKDLRIAVTDRPKREQIPVPFDEQLVVEFYAR, translated from the coding sequence ATGCGCTACACCGGACCGAAGGTGCGGTTGTCCCGGCGCGCCGGCACCCCGCTGACCCGTAAGGCGGTCAGCTACTTCGAGAAGCGTCCGTACCCGCCCGGCGAGCACGGCCGCCGCGTCCGTCGCAACAGCAGCGACTTCGCCGTCCGTCAGTCGGAGAAGCAGAAGGTCCGCTGGTACTACGACCTGACCGAGAAGCAGCTGCTGCGCATCTACGAGAACGCCAAGAAGCGTTCCGGCCGTACCGGTGAGGAGATGCTCGCCGAGCTGGAGCTGCGTCTGGCCACGGTCGTGCTGCGGGCCGGTCTGGCCGCCTCGATCTACGCCGCGCGCCAGTTCATCAACCACGGCCACATCACCGTGGACGGCAAGAAGGTCGACATCCCGTCGTACCAGGTCAAGCCGGGCCAGATCATCAGCGTGCGGGAGAAGTCCCGCAACATGGTCCCGTTCGTCGAGGCCGCCGAGGGCGTGCACGCCGACGACAAGATCGCCGGCTTCCTCGCCGTCAGCCACAAGGACCTGCGCATCGCGGTCACCGACCGCCCCAAGCGCGAGCAGATCCCCGTGCCCTTCGACGAGCAGCTCGTCGTCGAGTTCTACGCTCGCTAG
- a CDS encoding carbohydrate kinase family protein, whose product MRIAVAGSIATDHLMSFEGRFAEQIIPDQIQQLSLSFLIDELDVRRGGVAANICFGLGAFGLSPVLVGAAGADFADYRAWLDRHGVDTASVYISELRHTARFICTTDRDQNQIASFYAGAMAEARNIELKPIADRLGGLDLVLIGADDPDAMVRHSQECRTRAIPFAADPSQQLARMDGEAVRTLIEGAAFLFSNEYEKALAEQKTGWSDAEILALVGTRVTTLGAKGARIDREGEPSVHVPAAQVGDLVDPTGMGDAFRAGFLAAHAWGLSLERAAQVGNATAVHCLEVDGPQEYRLTAEGLLERLERSYGAEAAAEVRPFL is encoded by the coding sequence GTGCGTATCGCGGTTGCCGGATCCATCGCCACCGACCACCTCATGTCCTTCGAGGGTCGGTTCGCGGAACAGATCATCCCGGACCAGATCCAGCAGTTGTCCCTCTCCTTCCTCATCGACGAGCTGGACGTGCGCCGCGGCGGCGTCGCCGCCAACATCTGCTTCGGGCTGGGCGCCTTCGGTCTCTCCCCGGTCCTGGTGGGCGCGGCCGGCGCCGACTTCGCGGACTACCGGGCCTGGCTCGACCGCCACGGCGTCGACACCGCCTCGGTCTACATCTCCGAGCTGCGCCACACCGCGCGCTTCATCTGCACCACCGACCGCGACCAGAACCAGATCGCGTCCTTCTACGCCGGCGCCATGGCCGAGGCCCGCAACATCGAGCTCAAGCCGATCGCCGATCGCCTCGGCGGGCTCGACCTGGTCCTGATCGGCGCGGACGACCCCGACGCGATGGTCCGCCACAGCCAGGAGTGCCGCACCCGGGCCATCCCGTTCGCCGCCGACCCCTCGCAGCAGCTCGCCCGGATGGACGGCGAGGCCGTGCGCACCCTCATCGAGGGAGCGGCCTTCCTGTTCAGCAACGAGTACGAGAAGGCTCTGGCCGAGCAGAAGACCGGCTGGAGCGACGCCGAGATCCTCGCGCTGGTCGGGACCCGCGTGACCACCCTGGGCGCCAAGGGCGCCCGCATCGACCGGGAGGGCGAGCCGTCCGTGCACGTGCCCGCCGCCCAGGTCGGCGACCTCGTCGACCCCACCGGCATGGGCGACGCCTTCCGGGCGGGCTTCCTGGCCGCCCACGCCTGGGGCCTGTCCCTGGAGCGCGCGGCCCAGGTCGGCAACGCCACCGCCGTGCACTGCCTGGAGGTCGACGGGCCGCAGGAGTACCGGCTCACCGCCGAGGGCCTGTTGGAGCGCCTGGAGCGCTCCTACGGCGCCGAGGCCGCCGCCGAGGTCCGCCCCTTCCTGTGA
- a CDS encoding iron-sulfur cluster assembly accessory protein: MTVQSETTEGINLTDEASGKVRALLEQEGRDDLRLRVAVQPGGCSGLRYQLYFDERDLDGDVVTDFGGVEVVTDRMSAPYLVGATVDFVDTIEKQGFTIDNPNATGSCACGDSFN; the protein is encoded by the coding sequence ATGACGGTTCAGAGCGAGACCACCGAGGGGATCAACCTCACCGACGAGGCGTCCGGCAAGGTCAGGGCGCTTCTGGAGCAGGAGGGCCGCGACGACCTGCGTCTTCGGGTGGCCGTTCAGCCGGGTGGTTGCTCGGGTCTGCGCTACCAGCTCTACTTCGACGAGCGCGACCTGGACGGCGACGTCGTCACGGACTTCGGCGGTGTCGAGGTCGTCACCGACAGGATGAGCGCCCCCTACCTGGTCGGCGCCACCGTCGACTTCGTCGACACCATCGAGAAGCAGGGCTTCACGATCGACAACCCCAACGCCACCGGCTCCTGCGCCTGCGGCGACTCCTTCAACTAG
- the htpX gene encoding zinc metalloprotease HtpX, with amino-acid sequence MAGSKFRPDSGLTARMVMTMVLLALVYVAFIVGLVLAGLNIWLVMVIVGAFALFSYFASDKIAMFSMGAREVSPEQAPDLHALVDRLCAMADMSKPRVGIADSDVPNAFATGHSEKSAVICVTTGLMRRLDGPELEAVLAHELSHIAHRDVMVMTIAGFLGIVAGFLTQAGLRFAAFSGAAGGRSNNGGPAPAVIALLVVLVSAIAWALSFLLIRALSRYRELSADRAAAYLTGRPSTLGSALSKITGDMARIPTRDLRQAEPFNAFFFAPASSRKGFSVSQLIATHPPVDQRLAQLSDISRQLGQGS; translated from the coding sequence ATGGCGGGTTCGAAGTTCCGACCGGACAGCGGCCTCACCGCCCGGATGGTGATGACCATGGTGCTGCTGGCGCTGGTCTACGTCGCCTTCATCGTGGGGCTGGTCCTGGCGGGCCTGAACATCTGGCTCGTCATGGTCATCGTGGGGGCCTTCGCCCTCTTCTCCTACTTCGCCTCCGACAAGATCGCCATGTTCTCCATGGGCGCCCGCGAGGTCTCGCCCGAACAGGCGCCCGATCTGCACGCCCTGGTCGACCGCCTGTGCGCGATGGCGGACATGTCCAAGCCCAGGGTCGGCATCGCCGACTCCGACGTGCCCAACGCCTTCGCCACCGGCCACAGCGAGAAGTCCGCGGTCATCTGCGTGACGACCGGCCTGATGCGTCGCCTGGACGGCCCGGAGCTGGAGGCGGTCCTGGCGCATGAGCTCTCCCACATCGCCCACCGCGACGTGATGGTGATGACCATCGCCGGATTCCTCGGCATCGTGGCCGGCTTCCTCACCCAGGCCGGGCTGCGCTTCGCCGCCTTCAGCGGCGCCGCCGGCGGCCGCAGCAACAACGGAGGACCGGCGCCCGCCGTCATCGCGCTGCTGGTCGTGCTGGTCAGCGCCATCGCCTGGGCCCTGAGCTTCCTGCTCATCCGCGCCCTGTCCCGCTACCGGGAACTGTCGGCCGACCGCGCCGCCGCCTACCTGACCGGCCGTCCCTCCACGCTGGGCAGCGCCCTGAGCAAGATCACCGGGGACATGGCGCGCATCCCCACCCGGGACCTGCGCCAGGCGGAGCCGTTCAACGCCTTCTTCTTCGCTCCCGCCTCCTCCCGCAAGGGCTTCAGCGTCAGTCAGCTGATCGCCACCCACCCGCCGGTGGACCAGCGCCTGGCACAGCTCTCCGACATCTCCCGCCAACTCGGTCAGGGCAGCTGA
- a CDS encoding PspA/IM30 family protein, translating into MSVFQRLSMIFKSKANKALDSVEDPRETLDYSYQKQLELLQKVRRGVADVATSRKRVELQIQQLEQQSGKLENQGRAALTQGREDLAREALTRRSGLATQIEGLREQHANLQNEEQKLTTAAQRLQAKVDAFRTRKETIKATYTAAQAQTQISEAFSGISEEMGDVGMAVQRAEDKTAEMQARAGAVDELLASGALDDVTGTAKDDIQGELDRMASTTGVEAELERMKMELGGGSGSATPQIEGGNGAGSTGNREGA; encoded by the coding sequence ATGAGCGTGTTTCAGCGACTTTCGATGATCTTCAAGTCCAAGGCCAACAAGGCACTGGACTCTGTCGAGGACCCCAGGGAGACCCTCGACTACTCGTACCAGAAACAACTCGAACTCCTACAGAAGGTCCGCCGTGGGGTGGCGGATGTGGCGACTTCGCGCAAGCGCGTCGAGCTGCAGATCCAGCAGCTCGAACAGCAGTCCGGCAAGCTGGAGAACCAGGGCCGCGCGGCCCTGACCCAGGGACGTGAGGACCTCGCCCGCGAGGCCCTCACCCGCCGGTCCGGTCTGGCCACCCAGATCGAGGGGCTGCGGGAGCAGCACGCCAACCTCCAGAACGAGGAGCAGAAGCTCACCACGGCCGCGCAGCGCCTGCAGGCCAAGGTGGACGCCTTCCGTACCCGCAAGGAGACGATCAAGGCGACCTACACCGCGGCCCAGGCCCAGACGCAGATCTCCGAGGCGTTCTCCGGCATCTCCGAGGAGATGGGCGATGTCGGCATGGCCGTGCAGCGCGCGGAGGACAAGACCGCCGAGATGCAGGCCCGCGCGGGCGCCGTCGACGAACTGCTCGCCTCCGGCGCGCTCGACGACGTCACCGGCACCGCCAAGGACGACATCCAGGGCGAGCTGGACCGCATGGCCAGCACGACCGGAGTCGAGGCCGAGCTCGAGCGCATGAAGATGGAGCTCGGCGGCGGCAGCGGTTCCGCCACCCCCCAGATCGAGGGCGGTAACGGCGCCGGCAGCACGGGGAACCGGGAGGGCGCATGA
- a CDS encoding DUF3043 domain-containing protein, which yields MFRRRSASAATDSSSTESASPEATEATQPKGYTPKKGVPTPKRKESGKDLRRPVQAPQTRKEAYRAYRERLDRQKGQPVRRSGVPQGEERYFREQDLGKPRAYARNYVDSRRSASEFFLPFSILIIALLFVNNPVFQVGVAYVAWPLMMVTLVAEGIFTARKVKRTAASLFPDDPKIAGVGMYAAMRQLQFRRLRLPKPSVKVGDDPTADLR from the coding sequence GTGTTCCGACGTCGCTCCGCTTCCGCAGCCACGGATTCGAGTTCTACCGAATCCGCCAGCCCTGAGGCCACTGAGGCCACCCAACCTAAGGGATATACCCCCAAGAAGGGTGTCCCGACCCCAAAGCGCAAGGAATCCGGTAAGGACCTGCGCCGGCCCGTCCAAGCTCCACAGACCCGCAAGGAGGCGTACCGGGCCTACCGGGAACGCCTCGACCGCCAGAAGGGTCAGCCCGTCCGGCGCTCCGGCGTCCCCCAGGGCGAGGAGCGCTACTTCCGAGAGCAGGACCTCGGCAAGCCCCGTGCCTACGCACGGAACTACGTCGACTCCCGGCGCAGTGCCAGTGAGTTCTTCCTGCCCTTCTCCATCCTCATCATCGCGCTCCTGTTCGTGAACAACCCCGTCTTCCAGGTCGGGGTGGCCTACGTCGCGTGGCCACTGATGATGGTGACCCTCGTCGCCGAGGGCATCTTCACCGCGCGCAAGGTCAAGCGCACGGCCGCCTCCCTCTTCCCCGACGACCCCAAGATCGCCGGCGTGGGCATGTACGCGGCCATGCGCCAGCTGCAGTTCCGCCGCCTGCGCCTGCCCAAGCCGTCGGTGAAGGTCGGAGACGACCCCACCGCCGACCTGCGCTGA
- a CDS encoding aldo/keto reductase family protein: MEFRHLGNSGLIISEIAYGNWITHGSQVEEDTATACVRAALDAGITTFDTADVYAQGKAEEVLGRALKGERRDGLEIFSKVYWPMGEGKNDKGLSRKHILRGVEDSLRRLGTDYLDLYQAHRFDYTTPLEETMRAFEDLVRQGKALYIGVSEWRAEEIERALKIADEMGFDRIVSSQPQYNMLWRVIESEVVPVCEREGIGQVVWSPIAGGVLTGKYRPGQEAPAGSRASDPKSKHFIADKAEDQALLERVQQLEPLAAEAGLTMPQLAVAWVLQNPNVSAAIIGASRPEQVQDNVQAAGVKLDAALMTRIDEILGDSVKRDPALTKSPENIRDR; encoded by the coding sequence ATGGAATTTCGGCATCTAGGCAACAGCGGTCTCATCATCAGCGAGATCGCCTACGGGAACTGGATCACCCACGGCTCCCAGGTCGAGGAGGACACCGCCACCGCGTGTGTCCGTGCGGCGCTGGACGCGGGCATCACCACGTTCGACACCGCCGACGTCTACGCCCAGGGCAAGGCGGAGGAGGTGCTCGGCCGCGCGCTCAAGGGCGAGCGCCGCGACGGGCTGGAGATCTTCTCGAAGGTCTACTGGCCCATGGGCGAGGGCAAGAACGACAAGGGCCTCTCGCGCAAACACATCCTGCGCGGCGTCGAGGACTCGCTGCGCCGGCTGGGCACGGACTACCTGGACCTGTACCAGGCCCACCGGTTCGACTACACGACCCCGCTGGAAGAGACCATGCGGGCCTTCGAGGACCTGGTCCGCCAGGGCAAGGCCCTCTACATCGGTGTCTCGGAGTGGCGCGCGGAGGAGATCGAGCGCGCGCTCAAGATCGCCGACGAGATGGGCTTCGACCGCATCGTCTCCAGCCAGCCGCAGTACAACATGCTCTGGCGCGTCATCGAGTCCGAGGTCGTGCCGGTCTGCGAGCGCGAGGGCATCGGCCAGGTCGTGTGGTCGCCCATCGCCGGCGGTGTGCTCACCGGCAAGTACCGGCCGGGCCAGGAGGCTCCCGCCGGGTCGCGCGCCAGCGACCCCAAGAGCAAGCACTTCATCGCCGACAAGGCCGAGGACCAGGCCCTGCTGGAGCGGGTGCAGCAGCTGGAGCCGCTGGCCGCCGAGGCCGGGCTGACCATGCCCCAGCTGGCCGTGGCCTGGGTCCTGCAGAACCCGAACGTGTCCGCGGCCATCATCGGCGCGTCCCGTCCGGAGCAGGTCCAGGACAACGTCCAGGCGGCCGGTGTGAAGCTCGACGCCGCGCTGATGACCAGGATCGACGAGATCCTCGGTGACAGCGTCAAGCGGGACCCGGCCCTGACCAAGAGCCCGGAGAACATCCGCGACCGCTAG
- a CDS encoding bifunctional adenosylcobinamide kinase/adenosylcobinamide-phosphate guanylyltransferase gives MTVDDRFRIREGAVVGPIPAAYSVTETADGVLVVGPDGGRLLYARSSPGPQPAPPPVEAGPGGGSAYASSPPDQQVDMVIVDAARRPEVIGELRRSGVVGVTTAVVAVGGDHRIRSPQEFARRARLWGALAPSDGAEMSCPPSVWPESRPHGPHRTLITGGARSGKSTEAELRLLAEPRVVYAATGPVPDPAQDPEWARRVEQHRDRRPAWWRTEQTVELADLLKRTRGAVLVDCLGTWLAAVMDENGMWDDTPAEDAEDRVESRIHELLEAWRTTQAYVVAVTNEVGSGVVPATRAGRVFRDHLGLLNQWVGAESEEVVLAAAGRVTELP, from the coding sequence GTGACGGTCGACGACCGCTTCCGTATCCGCGAGGGGGCGGTGGTCGGGCCGATCCCGGCGGCCTACTCGGTCACCGAGACCGCGGACGGCGTGCTGGTGGTGGGCCCCGACGGGGGCCGGTTGCTCTACGCGCGCTCCTCCCCCGGCCCACAGCCCGCTCCGCCCCCGGTGGAGGCCGGGCCGGGCGGCGGATCGGCCTATGCCTCCTCTCCCCCCGACCAGCAGGTCGACATGGTGATCGTTGACGCCGCCCGGCGCCCCGAGGTGATCGGCGAGCTGCGGCGCTCCGGCGTGGTCGGGGTGACCACCGCGGTGGTCGCGGTCGGCGGCGACCACCGGATCCGCTCCCCCCAGGAGTTCGCCCGGCGCGCGCGCCTGTGGGGCGCCCTGGCGCCCAGCGACGGCGCGGAGATGTCGTGTCCTCCCTCCGTGTGGCCGGAGTCGCGCCCGCACGGGCCCCACCGCACCCTGATCACCGGCGGCGCCCGCTCGGGCAAGTCCACCGAGGCGGAGCTGCGTCTGCTCGCCGAACCGCGCGTGGTCTACGCCGCGACCGGCCCGGTGCCCGACCCCGCACAGGACCCGGAGTGGGCGCGGCGGGTGGAGCAGCACCGCGACCGGCGCCCCGCGTGGTGGCGCACGGAGCAGACCGTGGAGCTGGCCGACCTGCTCAAGCGCACCCGCGGCGCGGTCCTCGTGGACTGCCTGGGCACCTGGCTGGCGGCGGTGATGGACGAGAACGGCATGTGGGACGACACCCCGGCCGAGGACGCCGAGGACAGGGTGGAGAGCCGCATCCACGAACTGTTGGAGGCCTGGCGCACCACGCAGGCCTACGTCGTGGCGGTCACCAACGAGGTGGGCTCGGGCGTGGTCCCGGCCACCCGCGCGGGACGGGTCTTCCGCGACCACCTGGGCCTGCTGAACCAGTGGGTGGGGGCCGAGTCGGAGGAGGTCGTCCTGGCCGCGGCCGGGCGCGTGACGGAGCTGCCGTGA
- a CDS encoding adenosylcobinamide-GDP ribazoletransferase, producing MAVGTFTVVPVRVEGVDRTTAGWAMSWAPVLGACVGAVTGAVTVAGTWLGLSGALAAVLGVGAAALLTRGLHLDGLADLADGLGSGRPAEGALEVMRRSDIGPFGVLTLVLVLVAQVLALGGLAEVSPWAAAAAAVVAGAGGRLAVTLACTARVPSARPDGLGAFVAGTVRAPLAAAACAVTALLCLVGLPHGAGFAALCAGAVVCGLAAAALLLRRALRRLGGITGDVLGALAESAGTSVLVVAAAGASWL from the coding sequence ATGGCGGTGGGCACCTTCACTGTCGTCCCCGTGCGCGTGGAGGGGGTCGACCGCACCACGGCCGGTTGGGCGATGTCCTGGGCCCCGGTCCTCGGCGCGTGCGTGGGCGCGGTCACCGGCGCGGTGACGGTGGCCGGGACGTGGCTGGGGCTGTCCGGAGCCCTGGCGGCGGTACTGGGCGTGGGGGCGGCGGCGCTGCTGACCCGTGGCCTGCACCTGGACGGGCTGGCCGACCTGGCCGACGGCCTGGGCAGCGGCCGCCCCGCCGAGGGCGCCCTGGAGGTGATGCGCCGCTCCGACATCGGACCGTTCGGTGTGCTCACCCTGGTGCTGGTCCTGGTCGCGCAGGTCCTGGCGCTCGGGGGGTTGGCCGAGGTCTCGCCCTGGGCGGCGGCCGCCGCCGCGGTGGTCGCCGGGGCCGGCGGGCGCCTGGCGGTCACGCTGGCCTGCACCGCGCGGGTCCCGTCCGCCCGGCCGGACGGCCTGGGCGCGTTCGTCGCGGGCACGGTGCGCGCACCGCTGGCCGCGGCGGCGTGCGCGGTGACGGCGCTGCTCTGTCTGGTGGGCCTGCCCCACGGGGCGGGGTTCGCCGCGCTCTGCGCGGGCGCGGTCGTGTGCGGCCTTGCGGCGGCGGCACTGCTGCTGCGCCGCGCGCTGCGCCGGCTCGGCGGGATCACCGGCGACGTGCTGGGCGCGCTGGCGGAGTCGGCGGGGACGTCGGTCCTGGTCGTGGCGGCCGCGGGCGCGTCCTGGCTCTGA
- a CDS encoding leucyl aminopeptidase — MSTSLSVHTESPSSLDADAVVVGYHSGGDAPEPASGAHDVDAAFSGGLASTLSLLGASGAPEEVHTLASLGAVKAPVVVAVGLGPAPADGPVDPDTLSRAAGAALRSLSARPEGAGRVALALPAQTAAEVEAVALGARLGAYAFDRYRTGEKAERKAEKAATATLTVISPAADAEAAVERAGVLADAVGLTRDLVNTAPADLVPEDLASAAQEVAQRTGLAIEVLDEQALTEGGYGGLTGVGQGSANPPRLVRLAHSHPEASRTVAFVGKGITFDSGGLSLKPAGGMDWMKSDMAGAASVLAAMGAIAELGVKVNVVAYLAVAENMPSGTAQRPSDVLSIYGGKTVEVLNTDAEGRLVMADALVRAQEDDPDLVVDIATLTGAQLVALGTRVFAVMSNDDGVREDIVAAAGAAGEAAWPMPLPGELRAGLDSAVADIANVAGERWGGMLSAGVFLNEFIAEGVKWAHLDIAGPSFNQGGPYGYTSKGGTGAGTRTLVRIAEEYAK; from the coding sequence GTGAGCACGTCGTTGTCAGTACATACGGAGTCCCCCAGTTCGCTCGACGCCGACGCGGTCGTCGTCGGTTACCACTCCGGAGGCGACGCTCCGGAGCCTGCGTCGGGCGCACATGACGTCGATGCCGCCTTCTCCGGCGGCCTCGCCTCGACCCTGTCGCTCCTGGGAGCGAGCGGCGCCCCTGAGGAGGTGCACACCCTTGCCTCCCTCGGAGCCGTGAAGGCCCCGGTCGTCGTCGCGGTCGGACTCGGCCCGGCGCCCGCCGACGGTCCCGTCGACCCCGACACCCTGTCCCGCGCCGCGGGCGCCGCGCTGCGCTCGCTGTCCGCCCGCCCCGAGGGCGCGGGCCGCGTCGCACTCGCCCTGCCCGCCCAGACCGCGGCCGAGGTCGAAGCCGTCGCACTCGGCGCCCGCCTGGGCGCCTACGCCTTCGACCGCTACCGCACCGGTGAGAAGGCCGAGCGCAAGGCGGAGAAGGCCGCCACGGCGACCCTGACCGTCATCAGCCCGGCCGCGGACGCCGAGGCCGCCGTCGAGCGCGCCGGCGTCCTGGCCGACGCGGTCGGCCTGACCCGCGACCTCGTCAACACCGCCCCGGCGGACCTGGTCCCCGAGGACCTGGCCTCCGCGGCACAGGAGGTCGCCCAGCGCACCGGCCTGGCGATCGAGGTCCTGGACGAGCAGGCACTGACCGAGGGCGGCTACGGCGGCCTGACCGGTGTCGGCCAGGGGTCGGCGAACCCGCCGCGCCTGGTCCGTCTGGCCCACTCCCACCCCGAGGCGAGCCGTACCGTCGCCTTCGTCGGCAAGGGCATCACGTTCGACTCCGGCGGCCTGTCCCTCAAGCCCGCGGGCGGGATGGACTGGATGAAGTCCGACATGGCCGGCGCGGCCTCCGTGCTCGCCGCCATGGGCGCCATCGCCGAGCTGGGTGTGAAGGTCAACGTCGTCGCCTACCTGGCGGTGGCCGAGAACATGCCCAGCGGCACCGCCCAGCGCCCCTCCGACGTGCTGAGCATCTACGGCGGCAAGACCGTCGAGGTCCTCAACACCGACGCCGAGGGACGCCTGGTCATGGCCGACGCCCTGGTGCGCGCGCAGGAGGACGACCCTGACCTGGTCGTGGACATCGCCACGCTGACGGGCGCCCAGCTCGTCGCGCTCGGCACCCGCGTGTTCGCGGTCATGTCCAACGACGACGGCGTGCGCGAGGACATCGTGGCCGCCGCCGGCGCCGCGGGCGAGGCCGCCTGGCCGATGCCGCTGCCCGGCGAGCTGCGCGCGGGTCTGGACTCCGCGGTGGCCGACATCGCCAACGTGGCCGGTGAGCGCTGGGGCGGCATGCTCTCCGCGGGCGTGTTCCTCAACGAGTTCATCGCCGAGGGCGTCAAGTGGGCGCACCTCGACATCGCGGGCCCGTCCTTCAACCAGGGCGGACCGTACGGCTACACCTCCAAGGGCGGCACCGGCGCGGGCACCCGCACCCTGGTCCGCATCGCGGAGGAGTACGCGAAGTAG
- the lpdA gene encoding dihydrolipoyl dehydrogenase, producing the protein MSENGGTFDLVVLGGGSGGYAAALRAAELHKSVVLIEKDKLGGTCLHRGCIPTKALLHSAEVADTAKESENFGVKATFEGIDIQAVHSYKDKVVNGLFKGLTGLVKSRKITVVEGEGKLTGTDEVTVGDTVYKGRNILLATGSQPKTLGLDIDGEKVMTSDQALGLDRVPESVIVLGGGVIGVEFASVWRSYGADVTIVEALPHLVPVEEESSSKLLERAFRKRKIKYELGTPFESVKTTDAGVTVTLKGGKTLEAEVLLVAIGRGPVSEGLGYEEQGITLDRGFVQVDENLHTGVGNVYAVGDLIPTLQLAHVGFAEGIFVAEHIAGQNPPAIDYDGVPRVTYCEPEVASVGLTTKAAKERGHDVVEMNYNLAGNGKSQILQTSGAVKVIAEKDGPVLGVHMVGSRVGELIAEGQLIYNWEALPSEVAQLIHPHPSQSEALGEAHLALAGKPLHVHD; encoded by the coding sequence GTGAGTGAGAACGGCGGCACCTTCGACCTCGTCGTCCTTGGCGGCGGCAGCGGCGGCTACGCGGCGGCACTGCGCGCCGCGGAGCTGCACAAGAGCGTCGTACTGATCGAGAAGGACAAGCTCGGCGGCACCTGCCTGCACCGCGGCTGCATCCCCACCAAGGCCCTCCTGCACTCGGCCGAGGTCGCCGACACCGCCAAGGAGAGCGAGAACTTCGGCGTCAAGGCCACGTTCGAGGGCATCGACATCCAGGCGGTGCACTCGTACAAGGACAAGGTCGTCAACGGCCTGTTCAAGGGTCTGACGGGTCTGGTCAAGTCCCGCAAGATCACCGTCGTCGAGGGTGAGGGCAAGCTCACCGGGACCGACGAGGTCACGGTCGGCGACACGGTCTACAAGGGCCGCAACATCCTGCTCGCCACCGGTTCCCAGCCCAAGACCCTGGGCCTGGACATCGACGGCGAGAAGGTCATGACCAGCGACCAGGCCCTGGGCCTGGACCGCGTCCCCGAGTCCGTCATCGTCCTGGGCGGCGGCGTCATCGGCGTGGAGTTCGCCAGCGTGTGGCGCTCCTACGGCGCCGACGTCACCATCGTCGAGGCCCTCCCCCACCTGGTCCCTGTGGAGGAGGAGTCCAGCTCCAAGCTCCTGGAGCGGGCCTTCCGCAAGCGCAAGATCAAGTACGAGCTCGGCACGCCCTTCGAGTCGGTCAAGACCACCGACGCGGGCGTGACCGTCACCCTCAAGGGCGGCAAGACCCTGGAGGCCGAGGTGCTGCTGGTCGCCATCGGCCGCGGACCGGTCTCGGAGGGCCTGGGCTACGAGGAGCAGGGCATCACCCTGGACCGCGGCTTCGTCCAGGTGGACGAGAACCTGCACACCGGCGTGGGCAACGTCTACGCGGTGGGCGACCTCATCCCGACCCTGCAGTTGGCCCACGTCGGCTTCGCCGAGGGCATCTTCGTCGCCGAGCACATCGCCGGGCAGAACCCGCCCGCGATCGACTACGACGGCGTCCCGCGCGTCACGTACTGCGAGCCCGAGGTCGCGTCGGTGGGTCTGACCACGAAGGCGGCCAAGGAGCGCGGCCACGACGTCGTGGAGATGAACTACAACCTGGCGGGCAACGGCAAGAGCCAGATCCTGCAGACCTCGGGGGCCGTCAAGGTCATCGCGGAGAAGGACGGCCCGGTCCTGGGCGTCCACATGGTCGGCAGCCGGGTCGGCGAGCTCATCGCCGAGGGCCAGCTGATCTACAACTGGGAGGCCCTGCCCTCGGAGGTCGCCCAGCTGATCCACCCGCACCCGAGCCAGTCCGAGGCACTGGGCGAGGCGCACCTGGCGCTGGCGGGCAAGCCGCTGCACGTCCACGACTGA